In one Balaenoptera musculus isolate JJ_BM4_2016_0621 chromosome 2, mBalMus1.pri.v3, whole genome shotgun sequence genomic region, the following are encoded:
- the ZEB1 gene encoding zinc finger E-box-binding homeobox 1 isoform X4: MADGPRCKRRKQANPRRNNVTNYNTVVETNSDSDDEDKLHIVEEESITDAADCEGGVPEDDLPTDQTVVPGSSAREGNVKSCWEDDGKEGQEILGPEARADEVGGAGTPDAFSQLLTCPYCDRGYKRFTSLKEHIKYRHEKNEDNFSCSLCSYTFAYRTQLERHMTSHKSGRDQRHVTQSGGNRKFKCTECGKAFKYKHHLKEHLRIHSGEKPYECPNCKKRFSHSGSYSSHISSKKCIGLVPVNGRPRTGLKTSQCPSPSLSASPGSPTRPQIRQKTENKPFQEQLSVNQIKAEPVDYELKPIVVASGISCSTPLQNGVFSGGGPLQATSAAQGVVQAVVLPTVGLVSPISINLSDIQNVLKVAVDGNVIRQVLENNQANLASKEQETINASSIQQGGHSVISAISLPLVDQDGTTKIIINYSLEQPSQLQVVPQNLKKENPVPTNSCKSEKLPEDLTVKSEKDKSFEGGGNDSTCLLCDDCPGDISALPELKHYDLQQPAQPRLPPTPEAAKPEASAPSGSGDGSLSPSQPPLKNLLSLLKAYYALNAQPSAEELSKIADSVNLPPDVVKKWFEKMQTGQTSVQSSEASPPEPGKANTPAKNDDQPQPTNADDSQDGTRNLQSPLKITSSPVLPVGSAVNGSRSGASSPSPLNLSSSGNAQGYSYPAEGAQEEPQVEPLDLSLPKQQGELLERSTITSVYQNSVYSVQEEPLNLSCAKKEPQKDSCVTDSEPVVNVIPPSANPINIAIPTVTAQLPTIVAIADQNSVPCLRALAANKQTILIPQVAYTYSTAVSPAVQEASLKVTQPNGNQDERQDTSSEGVSNVEDQNDSDSTPPKKKMRKTENGMYACDLCDKIFQKSSSLLRHKYEHTGKRPHECGICKKAFKHKHHLIEHTRLHSGEKPYQCDKCGKRFSHSGSYSQHMNHRYSYCKREAEGPEPGASGPGGPPAHHAGARASPSQGDSDERESSTREEDEDSDKEEEEEEEERETEELQEEKESGEPRGREGEEEEGEGEEEMEEEGEGHEGEGQEGEGANSEGAREGAGAGSPARSLEHKVGQGSEQVSEEKTNEA; the protein is encoded by the exons GAACACCAGATGCATTTTCCCAGTTACTCACCTGCCCGTATTGTGACAGAGGATATAAACGCTTTACCTCTCTGAAAGAACATATTAAATATCGCCACGAAAAGAATGAAGATAACTTCAGTTGCTCCCTGTGCAGTTACACCTTTGCATACAGAACCCAGCTCGAACGTCACATGACCTCCCATAAATCAGGAAGAGATCAA AGACATGTGACGCAGTCTGGGGGTAATCGTAAATTCAAGTGCACTGAATGTGGAAAAGCTTTCAAATACAAACACCATCTAAAAGAGCACTTAAGAATCCACAgtg GAGAGAAGCCATATGAGTGCCCAAACTGCAAGAAGCGTTTCTCCCATTCCGGCTCCTATAGCTCACACATAAGCAGTAAGAAATGTATCGGCCTGGTGCCTGTGAACGGGCGACCACGGACAGGGCTCAAGACCTCGCAGTGTCCCTCACCATCTCTCTCGGCATCACCAGGCAGTCCCACGCGACCACAGATACGGCAGAAGACAGAGAATAAGCCCTTCCAAGAACAACTTTCCGTAAACCAAATCAAAGCTGAGCCTGTGGATTATGAGCTCAAGCCCATAGTGGTTGCTTCCGGAATCAGCTGTTCAACCCCTTTACAGAATGGGGTTTTCAGTGGCGGTGGCCCCTTGCAGGCAACCAGTGCTGCTCAGGGTGTGGTGCAAGCCGTCGTCCTGCCAACGGTGGGTTTGGTGTCCCCCATCAGTATCAATTTAAGTGATATTCAGAATGTACTTAAAGTGGCAGTAGATGGTAATGTAATCAGGCAAGTTTTGGAGAATAATCAAGCCAATCTTGCATCCAAAGAACAAGAAACAATCAACGCTTCATCCATCCAGCAAGGTGGCCATTCTGTTATTTCAGCCATCAGTCTTCCTCTGGTTGATCAAGATGGAACAACCAAAATCATCATTAACTACAGTCTTGAACAACCTAGCCAACTTCAAGTTGTTCCtcagaatttgaaaaaagaaaatccagtccCCACCAACAGTTGCAAAAGTGAAAAGTTACCAGAAGATCTTACTGTTAAATCTGAGAAGGACAAAAGCTTTGAAGGAGGGGGGAATGACAGCACTTGCCTCCTGTGTGACGACTGTCCGGGGGACATCAGCGCACTTCCGGAGCTAAAGCACTATGACCTGCAGCAGCCCGCCCAGCCCCGTCTGCCCCCCACACCAGAAGCTGCCAAGCCCGAGGCCTCTGCCCCCTCGGGGTCCGGAGATGGCAGCCTGTCTCCCAGTCAGCCACCTTTAAAGAACCTCCTGTCTCTTCTGAAAGCGTATTATGCCTTGAACGCACAGCCAAGTGCAGAAGAGCTCTCAAAAATTGCTGACTCAGTGAACCTACCGCCGGATGTAGTGAAAAAGTGGTTTGAAAAGATGCAGACGGGGCAGACTTCAGTGCAGTCTTCTGAGGCATCTCCTCCCGAGCCAGGCAAAGCCAACACCCCTGCAAAGAACGATGATCAGCCTCAACCTACAAATGCAGATGACTCCCAGGACGGCACAAGGAATCTCCAGAGCCCTCTGAAGATAACTAGCTCCCCCGTCTTACCAGTGGGCTCGGCCGTCAATGGTTCCAGAAGCGGCGCTTCATCCCCATCCCCCCTCAACCTCTCCTCCTCCGGAAACGCACAGGGTTACTCGTACCCGGCAGAAGGGGCACAGGAAGAGCCACAAGTCGAACCTCTTGACCTTTCACTACCAAAGCAACAGGGAGAGTTATTGGAAAGGTCAACTATCACTAGTGTTTACCAGAACAGTGTTTATTCTGTCCAGGAAGAACCCTTGAACTTGTCTTGTGCAAAAAAGGAGCCACAAAAGGACAGTTGTGTCACAGACTCAGAACCAGTTGTAAATGTAATCCCACCAAGTGCCAACCCCATAAATATTGCTATACCTACAGTCACTGCCCAGTTACCCACGATTGTGGCCATCGCTGACCAGAACAGCGTTCCGTGCTTGCGAGCGCTGGCGGCCAACAAGCAGACCATCCTGATCCCCCAGGTCGCGTACACGTACTCGACCGCAGTCAGCCCCGCGGTCCAGGAAGCATCCCTGAAGGTGACCCAGCCCAACGGAAATCAG gatgAAAGGCAAGACACTAGCTCAGAAGGAGTATCAAATGTAGAAGATCAGAATGACTCTGATTCCACGCCACCCAAAAAGAAAATGCGAAAGACAGAAAATGGAATGTATGCTTGTGATCTGTGTGATAAGATATTCCAGAAGAGTAGCTCGTTGTTGAGACATAAATACGAACACACAG GTAAAAGACCTCACGAGTGCGGCATCTGCAAAAAGGCATTTAAACACAAGCATCACCTGATCGAGCACACGCGCTTGCATTCCGGGGAGAAGCCCTACCAGTGCGACAAGTGCGGGAAGCGCTTCTCCCACTCGGGCTCCTATTCCCAGCACATGAACCACCGCTATTCCTACTGCAAGAGGGAGGCCGAGGGGCCGGAGCCGGGGGCCTCGGGCCCGGGGGGCCCGCCCGCGCACCACGCGGGGGCCCGCGCCTCCCCCTCGCAGGGCGACTCGGACGAGAGGGAGAGCTCCACGCGGGAGGAGGACGAGGACAGtgacaaggaggaggaggaggaggaggaggagagggagacgGAGGAGCtgcaggaggaaaaggaaagtggAGAACCgcgaggaagggagggggaggaggaggagggggagggggaggaggagatggaggaggagggggaggggcacgagggggaggggcaggagggggagggggcgaaCTCCGAAGGTGCGAGGGAGGGCGCGGGAGCTGGAAGCCCAGCCCGCAGCTTAGAACACAAAGTCGGCCAGGGCAGTGAGCAGGTGtctgaagagaaaacaaatgaagccTGA
- the ZEB1 gene encoding zinc finger E-box-binding homeobox 1 isoform X3, giving the protein MADGPRCKRRKQANPRRNNVTNYNTVVETNSDSDDEDKLHIVEEESITDAADCEGGVPEDDLPTDQTVVPGSSAREGNVKSCWEDDAGKEGQEILGPEARADEVGGAGTPDAFSQLLTCPYCDRGYKRFTSLKEHIKYRHEKNEDNFSCSLCSYTFAYRTQLERHMTSHKSGRDQRHVTQSGGNRKFKCTECGKAFKYKHHLKEHLRIHSGEKPYECPNCKKRFSHSGSYSSHISSKKCIGLVPVNGRPRTGLKTSQCPSPSLSASPGSPTRPQIRQKTENKPFQEQLSVNQIKAEPVDYELKPIVVASGISCSTPLQNGVFSGGGPLQATSAAQGVVQAVVLPTVGLVSPISINLSDIQNVLKVAVDGNVIRQVLENNQANLASKEQETINASSIQQGGHSVISAISLPLVDQDGTTKIIINYSLEQPSQLQVVPQNLKKENPVPTNSCKSEKLPEDLTVKSEKDKSFEGGGNDSTCLLCDDCPGDISALPELKHYDLQQPAQPRLPPTPEAAKPEASAPSGSGDGSLSPSQPPLKNLLSLLKAYYALNAQPSAEELSKIADSVNLPPDVVKKWFEKMQTGQTSVQSSEASPPEPGKANTPAKNDDQPQPTNADDSQDGTRNLQSPLKITSSPVLPVGSAVNGSRSGASSPSPLNLSSSGNAQGYSYPAEGAQEEPQVEPLDLSLPKQQGELLERSTITSVYQNSVYSVQEEPLNLSCAKKEPQKDSCVTDSEPVVNVIPPSANPINIAIPTVTAQLPTIVAIADQNSVPCLRALAANKQTILIPQVAYTYSTAVSPAVQEASLKVTQPNGNQDERQDTSSEGVSNVEDQNDSDSTPPKKKMRKTENGMYACDLCDKIFQKSSSLLRHKYEHTGKRPHECGICKKAFKHKHHLIEHTRLHSGEKPYQCDKCGKRFSHSGSYSQHMNHRYSYCKREAEGPEPGASGPGGPPAHHAGARASPSQGDSDERESSTREEDEDSDKEEEEEEEERETEELQEEKESGEPRGREGEEEEGEGEEEMEEEGEGHEGEGQEGEGANSEGAREGAGAGSPARSLEHKVGQGSEQVSEEKTNEA; this is encoded by the exons GAACACCAGATGCATTTTCCCAGTTACTCACCTGCCCGTATTGTGACAGAGGATATAAACGCTTTACCTCTCTGAAAGAACATATTAAATATCGCCACGAAAAGAATGAAGATAACTTCAGTTGCTCCCTGTGCAGTTACACCTTTGCATACAGAACCCAGCTCGAACGTCACATGACCTCCCATAAATCAGGAAGAGATCAA AGACATGTGACGCAGTCTGGGGGTAATCGTAAATTCAAGTGCACTGAATGTGGAAAAGCTTTCAAATACAAACACCATCTAAAAGAGCACTTAAGAATCCACAgtg GAGAGAAGCCATATGAGTGCCCAAACTGCAAGAAGCGTTTCTCCCATTCCGGCTCCTATAGCTCACACATAAGCAGTAAGAAATGTATCGGCCTGGTGCCTGTGAACGGGCGACCACGGACAGGGCTCAAGACCTCGCAGTGTCCCTCACCATCTCTCTCGGCATCACCAGGCAGTCCCACGCGACCACAGATACGGCAGAAGACAGAGAATAAGCCCTTCCAAGAACAACTTTCCGTAAACCAAATCAAAGCTGAGCCTGTGGATTATGAGCTCAAGCCCATAGTGGTTGCTTCCGGAATCAGCTGTTCAACCCCTTTACAGAATGGGGTTTTCAGTGGCGGTGGCCCCTTGCAGGCAACCAGTGCTGCTCAGGGTGTGGTGCAAGCCGTCGTCCTGCCAACGGTGGGTTTGGTGTCCCCCATCAGTATCAATTTAAGTGATATTCAGAATGTACTTAAAGTGGCAGTAGATGGTAATGTAATCAGGCAAGTTTTGGAGAATAATCAAGCCAATCTTGCATCCAAAGAACAAGAAACAATCAACGCTTCATCCATCCAGCAAGGTGGCCATTCTGTTATTTCAGCCATCAGTCTTCCTCTGGTTGATCAAGATGGAACAACCAAAATCATCATTAACTACAGTCTTGAACAACCTAGCCAACTTCAAGTTGTTCCtcagaatttgaaaaaagaaaatccagtccCCACCAACAGTTGCAAAAGTGAAAAGTTACCAGAAGATCTTACTGTTAAATCTGAGAAGGACAAAAGCTTTGAAGGAGGGGGGAATGACAGCACTTGCCTCCTGTGTGACGACTGTCCGGGGGACATCAGCGCACTTCCGGAGCTAAAGCACTATGACCTGCAGCAGCCCGCCCAGCCCCGTCTGCCCCCCACACCAGAAGCTGCCAAGCCCGAGGCCTCTGCCCCCTCGGGGTCCGGAGATGGCAGCCTGTCTCCCAGTCAGCCACCTTTAAAGAACCTCCTGTCTCTTCTGAAAGCGTATTATGCCTTGAACGCACAGCCAAGTGCAGAAGAGCTCTCAAAAATTGCTGACTCAGTGAACCTACCGCCGGATGTAGTGAAAAAGTGGTTTGAAAAGATGCAGACGGGGCAGACTTCAGTGCAGTCTTCTGAGGCATCTCCTCCCGAGCCAGGCAAAGCCAACACCCCTGCAAAGAACGATGATCAGCCTCAACCTACAAATGCAGATGACTCCCAGGACGGCACAAGGAATCTCCAGAGCCCTCTGAAGATAACTAGCTCCCCCGTCTTACCAGTGGGCTCGGCCGTCAATGGTTCCAGAAGCGGCGCTTCATCCCCATCCCCCCTCAACCTCTCCTCCTCCGGAAACGCACAGGGTTACTCGTACCCGGCAGAAGGGGCACAGGAAGAGCCACAAGTCGAACCTCTTGACCTTTCACTACCAAAGCAACAGGGAGAGTTATTGGAAAGGTCAACTATCACTAGTGTTTACCAGAACAGTGTTTATTCTGTCCAGGAAGAACCCTTGAACTTGTCTTGTGCAAAAAAGGAGCCACAAAAGGACAGTTGTGTCACAGACTCAGAACCAGTTGTAAATGTAATCCCACCAAGTGCCAACCCCATAAATATTGCTATACCTACAGTCACTGCCCAGTTACCCACGATTGTGGCCATCGCTGACCAGAACAGCGTTCCGTGCTTGCGAGCGCTGGCGGCCAACAAGCAGACCATCCTGATCCCCCAGGTCGCGTACACGTACTCGACCGCAGTCAGCCCCGCGGTCCAGGAAGCATCCCTGAAGGTGACCCAGCCCAACGGAAATCAG gatgAAAGGCAAGACACTAGCTCAGAAGGAGTATCAAATGTAGAAGATCAGAATGACTCTGATTCCACGCCACCCAAAAAGAAAATGCGAAAGACAGAAAATGGAATGTATGCTTGTGATCTGTGTGATAAGATATTCCAGAAGAGTAGCTCGTTGTTGAGACATAAATACGAACACACAG GTAAAAGACCTCACGAGTGCGGCATCTGCAAAAAGGCATTTAAACACAAGCATCACCTGATCGAGCACACGCGCTTGCATTCCGGGGAGAAGCCCTACCAGTGCGACAAGTGCGGGAAGCGCTTCTCCCACTCGGGCTCCTATTCCCAGCACATGAACCACCGCTATTCCTACTGCAAGAGGGAGGCCGAGGGGCCGGAGCCGGGGGCCTCGGGCCCGGGGGGCCCGCCCGCGCACCACGCGGGGGCCCGCGCCTCCCCCTCGCAGGGCGACTCGGACGAGAGGGAGAGCTCCACGCGGGAGGAGGACGAGGACAGtgacaaggaggaggaggaggaggaggaggagagggagacgGAGGAGCtgcaggaggaaaaggaaagtggAGAACCgcgaggaagggagggggaggaggaggagggggagggggaggaggagatggaggaggagggggaggggcacgagggggaggggcaggagggggagggggcgaaCTCCGAAGGTGCGAGGGAGGGCGCGGGAGCTGGAAGCCCAGCCCGCAGCTTAGAACACAAAGTCGGCCAGGGCAGTGAGCAGGTGtctgaagagaaaacaaatgaagccTGA